The proteins below come from a single Cannabis sativa cultivar Pink pepper isolate KNU-18-1 chromosome 3, ASM2916894v1, whole genome shotgun sequence genomic window:
- the LOC115709576 gene encoding uncharacterized protein At3g17950, with protein MLDPANNDLLPPPSSPTNSSISSSDLDTESTGSFFHDRSTTLGTLMGVSFPAITFRAPSQRHRETPLSTSAINGARTMSGSRRRSNKSNATSSSSVAERRRRWWSLCRDENDAKPTASLGDFLENERRFGDGAFYGATAELEGVVVVNDDDDDRRRNGRLLFADGRVLPPAQTEMEISSSSPSSSTAATGFVCGRFPASLTGICCSGGAG; from the exons ATGTTAGATCCAGCCAATAATGATTTACTCCCACCACCTTCTTCCCCAACCAATTCCTCCATCTCCTCCTCCGATCTCGACACAGAG TCTACAGGTTCGTTCTTCCACGATCGAAGTACAACTCTCGGAACCCTAATGGGAGTCAGTTTTCCAGCCATTACATTCCGAGCTCCCTCCCAACGCCACCGCGAAACTCCTTTATCAACTTCCGCCATTAACGGAGCAAGAACGATGAGTGGATCTCGAAGAAGGTCTAACAAATCCAATGCCACGTCATCATCATCGGTTGCGGAGAGACGAAGGCGGTGGTGGAGTCTTTGCAGAGATGAGAACGATGCGAAACCCACGGCTTCGTTGGGAGATTTTTTGGAGAATGAAAGGAGATTTGGTGACGGAGCTTTTTACGGTGCGACGGCTGAGCTTGAAGGTGTTGTTGTggttaatgatgatgatgatgatcggAGGAGAAATGGACGGTTGTTGTTTGCTGATGGGAGGGTTCTTCCACCGGCTCAGACGGAGATGGAGATTTCTTCGTCTTCTCCGTCGTCGTCTACGGCGGCGACTGGTTTTGTTTGTGGTAGATTTCCGGCTTCTCTTACTGGGATCTGCTGTAGTGGCGGTGCAGGATAA